One stretch of Corynebacterium imitans DNA includes these proteins:
- a CDS encoding DUF3068 domain-containing protein — protein MLPKSRILSALLVGLGLALVVGSLLAPRFLLGDGRLPLDLERTTWTLHDEDGTREGERAPVTRQLHMEIQDPANDDVASVRIGDTLRAGTAERDFDNLVTASTWSMVLDRLTGEVALPAQVAFVMGMPPVEVPLDAPWLKLPSDVQQQDYAIFDPQLRGGAPAQFAGEDEIADRTVYTFTQHIEPTNLALRYADAFNTSSTEVDDETVRTFRYYAADREYQVDQISGLVVGIKEKVDVFYADNEGAHPTNVITYDAQMDPADTEAMVQQLSRVYSQSVSQKATWAVLALGVLIALLGLVGAFRPAREH, from the coding sequence ATGCTGCCTAAATCCCGGATCCTTTCCGCGCTCCTTGTCGGCCTCGGCCTTGCGCTCGTGGTCGGCAGTCTGCTCGCGCCGCGCTTCCTGCTCGGGGATGGGCGTTTGCCGCTTGACCTGGAGCGCACCACTTGGACGCTGCATGACGAGGACGGCACCCGCGAGGGGGAGCGCGCCCCGGTCACGCGCCAGCTCCATATGGAGATCCAGGACCCAGCCAATGATGACGTGGCCAGCGTGCGCATCGGTGACACCCTGCGCGCCGGAACCGCCGAGAGGGACTTTGACAACCTCGTCACTGCCTCGACGTGGTCGATGGTGCTCGACCGGCTCACCGGCGAGGTCGCGCTGCCCGCCCAGGTGGCCTTCGTGATGGGCATGCCGCCGGTGGAGGTGCCGTTAGATGCCCCGTGGCTGAAGCTGCCCTCGGATGTACAACAGCAGGACTACGCCATCTTTGATCCGCAGCTGCGCGGCGGCGCGCCCGCGCAGTTCGCCGGCGAGGATGAGATCGCGGACCGCACCGTCTATACCTTTACTCAACACATCGAGCCCACGAACCTCGCGCTGCGCTACGCGGATGCCTTCAATACCAGCTCCACTGAGGTTGACGATGAGACCGTGCGGACCTTCCGCTATTACGCCGCAGATCGCGAGTACCAGGTCGACCAGATCTCCGGGCTAGTCGTGGGTATCAAGGAAAAGGTCGACGTCTTTTACGCGGACAACGAGGGCGCGCACCCCACCAACGTGATTACCTACGACGCGCAGATGGACCCCGCGGACACCGAGGCTATGGTGCAGCAGCTGTCGCGCGTCTACTCGCAGTCAGTCTCGCAAAAGGCCACGTGGGCGGTGCTTGCTCTGGGCGTGCTCATCGCCCTTTTGGGCCTGGTCGGGGCGTTCCGCCCGGCTCGTGAGCACTAA